Proteins from a genomic interval of Mesotoga sp. UBA6090:
- a CDS encoding ABC transporter ATP-binding protein has protein sequence MSEHVVIVSNVGRVFSSGTKKDKKEFVALEDVSFTVNRGEFVSLLGPSGCGKSTLLKIVSGLLKASSGTVEITEKENRKTPPFGFVFQDSVLLPWRTAIDNALFPFEIMGNKEKADESNVRNIFKLAKLVGFENSYPRQLSGGMKQRVAIVRALSYNPPILLMDEPFGALDAITRDNLNNVLLEIWESTRKTVIFVTHSISEAVYLSDRIIVMGTKPGRVIADMKVELPRPRNEDSKLTPEFYSYVKELREMLKQ, from the coding sequence ATGAGTGAACACGTGGTAATTGTAAGTAATGTCGGAAGGGTCTTCTCTAGCGGAACAAAGAAAGATAAAAAGGAATTCGTTGCCTTGGAGGATGTTTCATTCACAGTCAACAGAGGTGAGTTCGTCTCACTGCTGGGACCCTCGGGCTGTGGGAAATCAACACTGCTAAAGATTGTCTCGGGGCTTCTGAAGGCAAGTTCCGGAACGGTGGAAATTACGGAGAAAGAGAATCGCAAGACCCCTCCGTTTGGATTCGTATTCCAGGATTCCGTCCTTTTGCCCTGGAGAACAGCAATAGATAACGCTCTGTTTCCATTCGAAATCATGGGCAACAAGGAGAAAGCAGATGAAAGCAACGTCAGGAATATTTTCAAACTTGCAAAACTTGTAGGTTTTGAAAATTCCTACCCCAGACAGCTTTCAGGTGGAATGAAACAACGTGTGGCTATTGTGAGAGCCTTGTCCTATAATCCCCCAATTCTACTTATGGACGAACCTTTCGGGGCTCTTGACGCAATAACGAGAGACAATCTCAACAACGTTCTCCTTGAAATCTGGGAATCAACCAGAAAGACAGTGATCTTTGTAACCCACAGTATTAGTGAAGCTGTGTATCTTTCAGACCGAATAATCGTAATGGGCACAAAACCCGGTAGAGTGATCGCTGACATGAAGGTTGAACTACCCAGACCTCGAAATGAAGATTCAAAACTCACGCCAGAATTCTACTCCTACGTCAAAGAGCTACGGGAGATGCTCAAACAATGA
- a CDS encoding IclR family transcriptional regulator: protein MTYLQKVLKMIEIVAYFDSSGITVQEASGKSGFPMSSSHRILNDLVDCEILTKIEEAKRYRLSPRIIPMVSEIARKMNIVNLKNCLIELKDKINETVFFSELTENGVTSVLTVESDRVFSFRARSGVYLPVHCTAAGLAIAANIDIERALGLVCKSHIGNYPEIETCPVEDYKVRLERVRQEGFAFCDEEFEPGLRAVAVPVFDSSGSVVASITAIAPKERFSTKRINGEIVANLKKTAVDISKYTF, encoded by the coding sequence ATGACTTATCTCCAGAAGGTGCTCAAAATGATCGAAATCGTTGCCTATTTTGATAGTAGCGGAATAACTGTTCAGGAAGCGTCGGGAAAATCCGGTTTCCCTATGTCCTCCTCTCACCGAATACTTAACGATCTTGTAGACTGCGAAATCTTGACTAAGATTGAAGAGGCCAAACGCTACAGATTGAGCCCAAGAATAATACCCATGGTAAGTGAAATCGCTAGAAAGATGAATATAGTTAACCTGAAAAACTGTCTTATTGAGCTGAAAGATAAGATTAATGAAACAGTCTTCTTCAGTGAACTTACGGAAAACGGGGTAACCTCCGTGTTGACTGTTGAAAGCGATAGAGTCTTTAGTTTCAGAGCCAGATCTGGAGTTTATCTTCCTGTTCATTGCACAGCTGCCGGGTTGGCTATTGCCGCAAACATTGACATAGAAAGAGCGTTAGGCCTTGTATGTAAATCTCACATCGGCAATTACCCTGAAATCGAAACTTGTCCGGTGGAGGATTATAAGGTTCGTCTAGAAAGAGTCAGGCAAGAAGGTTTTGCCTTCTGTGACGAGGAATTCGAGCCGGGACTCAGGGCGGTCGCGGTGCCCGTTTTCGATTCGTCGGGAAGTGTTGTCGCCAGCATAACTGCGATTGCGCCGAAAGAGAGATTCAGTACAAAGAGGATAAATGGGGAAATTGTAGCCAATCTAAAAAAGACTGCTGTGGATATCAGCAAATACACTTTCTAG
- a CDS encoding rhamnulokinase, giving the protein MIGFLAIDIGASSGKAFVGKYGRNRLVLEEVHRFSNEPIHIAGATHWNLISLYRNVVDSIKAASALGIEIRSIGIDTWGVDFGLIDSSGSIQGDPRHYRDMFKDDSMDYAIKKAGKRWIFDRAPTQFQPFNTLYQLISLKRKNSRHLKKADALLPMPSLLTYFLTGEKLTEFTFATTTQLFDPDRNDWSEELIRFFDLPEIMTPIVDPGEIAGELLPSVSEELGIKGMKVILPASHDTASAVTSMNLSDDSMFVSAGTWCLEGVLIDKPSRNEDVIENNLANEGCYGRRYRLLKNLTGLWLAQELLREWRKSNPNLDHYALTEMALTARSYERKIDVESEAFKKPRNMEKAILSEAERLGISLRNRGEIVRASIEGIAYQTEQTRKQLQSITGRSIRNIRMVGGGIRNRLLCQLVSDYTRLPVVAGPAEGTATGNIIVQMLGLGELSDLSQAHDLIQSSFNFQEYTPEK; this is encoded by the coding sequence TGGAACCTCATTTCACTTTACAGGAATGTCGTTGATAGCATTAAGGCGGCTTCAGCGCTGGGGATTGAGATTCGCAGCATAGGAATCGACACTTGGGGAGTGGATTTCGGTCTTATCGACAGCTCCGGTTCGATTCAGGGCGATCCCAGACACTACAGAGACATGTTCAAAGACGATTCCATGGATTACGCCATAAAGAAGGCCGGTAAGCGGTGGATCTTCGACAGAGCTCCAACCCAGTTTCAGCCATTCAACACTCTCTATCAGCTTATATCCCTCAAACGTAAAAACAGTCGTCACCTCAAGAAGGCAGATGCCCTTCTCCCAATGCCTTCACTCCTGACCTACTTCCTCACAGGGGAGAAATTGACAGAATTTACTTTCGCCACTACCACACAACTCTTCGATCCCGATCGGAATGACTGGAGCGAAGAGCTGATAAGATTCTTCGATCTACCGGAGATAATGACTCCAATTGTAGATCCCGGGGAAATCGCCGGAGAACTTCTCCCCTCAGTCTCGGAAGAGCTTGGTATAAAGGGCATGAAGGTTATTCTCCCGGCGAGCCACGACACGGCATCGGCCGTTACATCCATGAATCTTTCAGATGATTCGATGTTCGTCAGCGCCGGAACCTGGTGTCTAGAAGGGGTGTTGATCGACAAGCCTTCCAGAAATGAAGATGTTATCGAAAACAACCTTGCCAACGAGGGCTGCTACGGAAGAAGGTACCGCCTGCTCAAGAATCTAACCGGTCTTTGGTTGGCTCAGGAGCTCCTCAGGGAATGGAGAAAATCGAACCCGAATCTCGATCATTATGCATTGACCGAGATGGCGCTGACTGCCAGAAGCTATGAGAGAAAAATAGATGTAGAATCAGAAGCCTTCAAAAAACCAAGAAACATGGAGAAAGCTATTCTCTCCGAAGCCGAGAGGCTCGGGATCTCTTTGCGAAACAGGGGAGAGATCGTGAGAGCTTCGATCGAAGGAATCGCTTACCAGACGGAGCAGACAAGAAAACAATTGCAGTCAATAACCGGCAGGTCAATAAGGAACATTAGAATGGTAGGCGGCGGCATCCGAAACAGGCTTCTCTGCCAGTTAGTGTCAGATTACACAAGGCTTCCGGTAGTGGCAGGACCGGCTGAAGGAACTGCCACAGGTAATATCATAGTTCAGATGCTGGGCCTTGGAGAACTAAGTGACCTATCCCAGGCTCACGATCTTATTCAAAGCTCATTTAACTTTCAGGAATACACTCCAGAAAAGTAA